In one window of Escherichia coli DSM 30083 = JCM 1649 = ATCC 11775 DNA:
- the nuoE gene encoding NADH-quinone oxidoreductase subunit NuoE: MHENQQPQTEAFELSAAEREAIEHEMHHYEDPRAASIEALKIVQKQRGWVPDGAIHAIADVLGIPASDVEGVATFYSQIFRQPVGRHVIRYCDSVVCHINGYQGIQAALEKKLNIKPGQTTFDGRFTLLPTCCLGNCDKGPNMMIDEDTHAHLTPEAIPELLERYK; encoded by the coding sequence ATGCACGAGAATCAACAACCACAAACCGAGGCTTTTGAGCTGAGTGCGGCAGAGCGTGAAGCGATTGAGCACGAGATGCACCACTACGAAGACCCGCGTGCGGCGTCCATTGAAGCGCTGAAAATCGTTCAGAAGCAGCGTGGCTGGGTGCCGGATGGCGCGATCCACGCGATCGCCGATGTGCTGGGTATTCCGGCGAGCGACGTCGAAGGCGTGGCAACGTTTTATAGCCAGATCTTCCGTCAGCCAGTAGGCCGCCATGTGATCCGTTATTGCGACAGCGTGGTCTGTCACATCAACGGTTACCAGGGTATTCAGGCGGCGCTGGAGAAAAAACTGAACATCAAACCAGGGCAAACGACATTTGACGGTCGCTTCACGCTGCTGCCAACTTGCTGCCTGGGGAACTGTGATAAAGGGCCAAACATGATGATCGATGAGGACACTCACGCGCATCTGACCCCGGAAGCGATCCCTGAACTGCTGGAGCGGTATAAATGA
- the nuoF gene encoding NADH-quinone oxidoreductase subunit NuoF codes for MKNIIRTPETHPLTWRLRDDKQPVWLDEYRSKNGYEGARKALTGLSPDEIVNQVKDSGLKGRGGAGFSTGLKWSLMPKDESMNIRYLLCNADEMEPGTYKDRLLMEQLPHLLVEGMLISAFALKAYRGYIFLRGEYIEAAVNLRRAIAEATEAGLLGKNIMGTGFDFELFVHTGAGRYICGEETALINSLEGRRANPRSKPPFPATSGAWGKPTCVNNVETLCNVPAILANGVEWYQNISKSKDAGTKLMGFSGRVKNPGLWELPFGTTAREILEDYAGGMRDGLKFKAWQPGGAGTDFLTEAHLDLPMEFESIGKAGSRLGTALAMAVDHEINMVSLVRNLEEFFARESCGWCTPCRDGLPWSVKILRALERGEGQPGDIETLEQLCRFLGPGKTFCAHAPGAVEPLQSAIKYFREEFEAGIKQPFSNTHLINGIQPNLLKERW; via the coding sequence ATGAAAAACATTATCCGTACTCCCGAAACGCATCCGCTGACCTGGCGTCTGCGCGATGACAAACAGCCAGTGTGGCTGGACGAATATCGCAGCAAAAACGGTTACGAAGGCGCGCGTAAGGCGCTGACCGGGTTGTCTCCGGACGAAATCGTTAATCAGGTAAAAGACTCTGGTCTGAAAGGGCGCGGTGGCGCAGGCTTCTCGACTGGCCTGAAGTGGAGCCTGATGCCGAAAGACGAATCCATGAATATCCGTTACCTACTGTGTAACGCCGATGAAATGGAGCCGGGCACCTATAAAGACCGTCTGCTGATGGAGCAACTGCCGCACCTGCTGGTGGAAGGCATGCTCATCTCCGCGTTTGCGCTGAAAGCTTACCGTGGCTATATCTTCCTGCGCGGCGAATATATCGAAGCGGCAGTGAATCTACGCCGTGCCATTGCCGAAGCCACCGAAGCGGGTCTGCTTGGCAAAAACATTATGGGAACAGGTTTTGATTTCGAACTGTTCGTCCATACCGGGGCAGGGCGCTACATCTGCGGTGAAGAAACAGCGTTAATCAACTCCCTGGAAGGGCGTCGCGCTAACCCACGCTCGAAACCGCCCTTCCCGGCAACCTCCGGTGCATGGGGTAAACCAACCTGCGTTAACAACGTCGAAACCCTGTGTAACGTTCCGGCGATCCTCGCTAACGGCGTGGAGTGGTATCAGAACATCTCGAAAAGTAAAGATGCTGGCACCAAGCTGATGGGCTTCTCTGGTCGGGTGAAAAATCCGGGTCTGTGGGAACTGCCGTTCGGCACCACCGCACGCGAGATCCTCGAAGACTACGCCGGTGGTATGCGTGACGGTCTGAAATTCAAAGCCTGGCAGCCAGGCGGCGCGGGGACTGACTTCCTGACCGAAGCGCACCTTGACCTGCCGATGGAATTCGAAAGTATCGGTAAAGCGGGAAGCCGTCTGGGTACGGCGCTGGCGATGGCGGTTGACCACGAGATCAACATGGTGTCGCTGGTGCGTAACCTGGAAGAGTTTTTCGCCCGTGAGTCCTGCGGCTGGTGTACGCCATGTCGCGACGGTCTGCCGTGGAGCGTGAAAATTCTACGTGCGCTGGAGCGTGGCGAAGGCCAGCCGGGCGATATCGAAACACTTGAGCAACTGTGTCGATTCTTAGGCCCGGGTAAAACTTTCTGTGCCCACGCACCTGGTGCAGTGGAGCCGTTACAGAGCGCCATCAAATATTTCCGCGAAGAATTTGAGGCGGGAATCAAACAGCCGTTCAGCAATACCCATTTGATTAATGGGATTCAGCCGAACCTGCTGAAAGAGCGCTGGTAA
- the nuoG gene encoding NADH-quinone oxidoreductase subunit NuoG, translating into MATIHVDGKEYEVNGADNLLEACLSLGLDIPYFCWHPALGSVGACRQCAVKQYQNAEDTRGRLVMSCMTPASDGTFISIDDEEAKQFRESVVEWLMTNHPHDCPVCEEGGNCHLQDMTVMTGHSFRRYRFTKRTHRNQDLGPFISHEMNRCIACYRCVRYYKDYADGTDLGVYGAHDNVYFGRPEDGTLESEFSGNLVEICPTGVFTDKTHSERYNRKWDMQFAPSICQQCSIGCNISPGERYGELRRIENRYNGTVNHYFLCDRGRFGYGYVNLKDRPRQPVQRRGDDFITLNAEQAMQGAADILRQSKKVIGIGSPRASVESNFALRELVGEENFYTGIAHGEQERLQLALKVLREGGIYTPALREIESYDAVLVLGEDVTQTGARVALAVRQAVKGKAREMAAAQKVADWQIAAILNIGQRAKHPLFVTNVDDTRLDDIAAWTYRAPVEDQARLGFAIAHALDNSAPAVDGIEPELQSKIDVIVQALAGAKKPLIISGTNAGSAEVIQAAANVAKALKGRGADVGITMIARSVNSMGLGIMGGGSLEEALTELETGRADAVVVLENDLHRHASATRVNAALAKAPLVMVVDHQRTAIMENAHLVLSAASFAESDGTVINNEGRAQRFFQVYDPAYYDSKTVMLESWRWLHSLHSTLLSREVDWTQLDHVIDAVVAKIPELAGIKDAAPDATFRIRGQKLAREPHRYSGRTAMRANISVHEPRQPQDIDTMFTFSMEGNNQPTAHRSQVPFAWAPGWNSPQAWNKFQDEVGGKLRFGDPGVRLFETSENGLDYFTSVPARFQPQDGKWRIAPYYHLFGSDELSQRAPVFQSRMPQPYIKLNPADAAKLGVNAGTRVSFSYDGNTVTLPVEIAEGLTAGQVGLPMGMSGIAPVLAGAHLEDLKEAQQ; encoded by the coding sequence ATGGCTACAATTCATGTAGACGGCAAAGAATACGAGGTCAACGGAGCGGACAACCTGCTGGAAGCTTGTCTGTCTCTGGGCCTTGATATTCCTTACTTTTGCTGGCATCCGGCGCTGGGAAGCGTCGGTGCTTGCCGCCAGTGTGCGGTGAAGCAATACCAAAACGCGGAAGACACGCGTGGTCGCCTGGTGATGTCCTGTATGACACCGGCTTCCGATGGCACCTTTATTTCCATTGACGACGAAGAAGCGAAACAGTTCCGTGAAAGTGTGGTCGAGTGGTTAATGACCAACCACCCGCACGACTGTCCGGTATGTGAAGAGGGCGGTAACTGCCATCTTCAGGATATGACTGTGATGACCGGACACAGCTTCCGTCGCTACCGTTTCACCAAACGTACCCACCGTAATCAGGATTTAGGGCCGTTCATCTCTCACGAAATGAACCGCTGCATCGCCTGCTACCGCTGTGTGCGTTACTACAAAGATTACGCTGACGGTACGGACCTGGGCGTTTACGGTGCGCACGACAACGTCTACTTCGGTCGCCCGGAAGACGGCACGCTGGAAAGCGAATTTTCCGGTAACCTGGTCGAAATTTGCCCGACCGGCGTATTTACCGACAAAACGCACTCCGAGCGTTACAACCGTAAATGGGATATGCAGTTTGCGCCGAGCATCTGCCAGCAATGTTCCATCGGCTGTAACATCAGCCCCGGCGAGCGTTATGGCGAACTGCGTCGTATCGAAAACCGTTACAACGGTACGGTAAACCACTACTTCCTCTGCGACCGTGGTCGTTTCGGTTACGGCTACGTCAACCTGAAAGATCGTCCGCGTCAGCCAGTACAGCGTCGGGGCGATGATTTCATTACCCTCAACGCCGAACAGGCAATGCAGGGCGCAGCAGATATTCTGCGTCAGTCGAAGAAAGTGATCGGCATTGGTTCTCCGCGCGCCAGCGTGGAAAGCAACTTTGCGCTGCGTGAGCTGGTGGGCGAAGAAAACTTCTACACCGGTATCGCTCACGGTGAGCAGGAACGTCTGCAACTGGCGCTGAAAGTGCTGCGTGAAGGCGGCATTTATACTCCGGCTCTGCGCGAAATCGAATCTTACGATGCGGTACTGGTGCTGGGCGAAGACGTTACCCAGACCGGCGCGCGCGTCGCGCTGGCAGTTCGTCAGGCGGTGAAAGGTAAAGCGCGCGAAATGGCGGCAGCACAGAAAGTGGCTGACTGGCAGATTGCGGCAATCCTCAACATCGGCCAACGTGCGAAGCATCCGCTGTTTGTTACCAACGTTGATGACACCCGTCTGGATGATATCGCGGCGTGGACTTACCGCGCACCGGTTGAAGATCAGGCGCGTTTAGGTTTTGCCATCGCCCATGCGCTGGATAACTCCGCGCCAGCGGTTGACGGTATTGAACCTGAGCTGCAAAGCAAAATCGACGTCATCGTGCAGGCACTGGCAGGTGCGAAGAAACCGTTGATTATCTCCGGGACGAACGCCGGTAGCGCTGAAGTGATTCAGGCTGCGGCTAACGTGGCGAAAGCCCTGAAAGGTCGCGGCGCTGACGTCGGTATCACCATGATTGCCCGTTCCGTCAACAGCATGGGGCTGGGCATTATGGGCGGTGGATCGCTTGAAGAAGCGTTAACCGAACTGGAAACCGGACGCGCCGACGCGGTGGTGGTGCTGGAAAACGATCTGCATCGTCACGCTTCCGCTACCCGCGTGAATGCTGCGCTGGCTAAAGCGCCGCTGGTGATGGTGGTTGACCATCAACGCACAGCGATTATGGAAAACGCCCATCTGGTACTTTCTGCTGCCAGCTTTGCTGAAAGCGACGGTACGGTGATTAACAACGAAGGCCGTGCCCAACGTTTCTTCCAGGTTTACGATCCGGCTTATTACGACAGCAAAACTGTCATGCTGGAAAGCTGGCGTTGGTTACACTCGCTGCACAGCACCTTGCTGAGCCGTGAAGTGGACTGGACGCAGCTCGACCACGTGATTGACGCTGTTGTGGCGAAAATCCCGGAACTGGCAGGTATCAAAGATGCTGCGCCGGATGCGACATTCCGTATTCGTGGGCAGAAACTGGCCCGTGAACCGCATCGCTATAGCGGTCGTACCGCCATGCGCGCCAATATCAGCGTTCATGAGCCGCGTCAGCCGCAGGATATTGACACCATGTTCACCTTCTCGATGGAAGGTAACAACCAGCCGACCGCGCACCGTTCGCAAGTGCCGTTTGCCTGGGCGCCAGGCTGGAACTCCCCGCAGGCGTGGAACAAATTCCAGGACGAAGTGGGCGGCAAACTGCGTTTTGGCGATCCGGGCGTGCGTCTGTTTGAAACCAGCGAAAACGGCCTGGATTACTTCACCAGCGTACCGGCACGCTTCCAGCCGCAGGACGGGAAATGGCGTATCGCGCCGTACTACCACCTGTTTGGCAGCGATGAATTGTCACAGCGTGCTCCGGTCTTCCAGAGCCGTATGCCGCAGCCGTACATCAAACTCAACCCAGCGGATGCCGCGAAGTTGGGTGTGAACGCTGGTACACGCGTCTCCTTTAGTTACGATGGCAACACGGTCACGCTGCCGGTTGAAATCGCCGAAGGGCTGACAGCAGGGCAGGTGGGCTTGCCGATGGGTATGTCCGGCATTGCTCCGGTGCTGGCTGGCGCGCATCTTGAGGATCTCAAGGAGGCACAACAATGA
- the nuoH gene encoding NADH-quinone oxidoreductase subunit NuoH, which produces MSWISPELIEILLTVLKAVVILLVVVTCGAFMSFGERRLLGLFQNRYGPNRVGWGGSLQLVADMIKMFFKEDWIPKFSDRVIFTLAPMIAFTSLLLAFAIVPVSPGWVVADLNIGILFFLMMAGLAVYAVLFAGWSSNNKYSLLGAMRASAQTLSYEVFLGLSLMGVVAQAGSFNMTDIVNSQAHVWNVIPQFFGFITFAIAGVAVCHRHPFDQPEAEQELADGYHIEYSGMKFGLFFVGEYIGIVTISALMVTLFFGGWQGPLLPPFIWFALKTAFFMMMFILIRASLPRPRYDQVMSFGWKICLPLTLINLLVTAAVILWQAQ; this is translated from the coding sequence ATGAGTTGGATATCACCGGAACTGATTGAGATCCTGCTGACCGTCCTTAAAGCGGTGGTGATCCTGCTGGTGGTAGTCACCTGTGGGGCATTCATGAGCTTTGGCGAACGTCGCCTGCTGGGTCTGTTCCAGAACCGTTATGGACCTAACCGTGTTGGCTGGGGCGGTTCGCTCCAGCTGGTTGCGGACATGATCAAAATGTTCTTTAAAGAAGACTGGATCCCGAAATTCTCGGATCGTGTCATCTTTACCCTGGCACCGATGATTGCCTTTACCTCGCTGCTGCTGGCCTTTGCAATTGTGCCAGTCAGTCCGGGTTGGGTGGTTGCCGACCTGAACATCGGGATTTTGTTCTTCCTGATGATGGCAGGTCTGGCGGTTTACGCGGTGCTGTTTGCGGGCTGGTCAAGTAACAACAAATATTCGCTGCTGGGGGCGATGCGTGCTTCTGCGCAGACCCTGAGCTACGAAGTGTTCCTCGGGCTTTCCCTGATGGGCGTGGTGGCGCAGGCCGGTTCATTCAACATGACCGACATCGTCAATAGCCAGGCGCATGTGTGGAACGTCATCCCGCAATTCTTTGGTTTTATTACCTTTGCCATCGCGGGCGTGGCGGTGTGTCACCGTCACCCGTTTGACCAGCCGGAAGCCGAGCAGGAACTGGCGGATGGTTACCACATTGAATATTCCGGTATGAAGTTCGGTCTGTTCTTCGTGGGCGAATACATCGGGATTGTGACCATCTCTGCACTGATGGTGACGCTGTTCTTCGGTGGCTGGCAAGGCCCGTTGTTACCGCCATTCATCTGGTTCGCGCTGAAAACCGCGTTCTTTATGATGATGTTCATTTTGATTCGTGCGTCGTTACCGCGTCCGCGTTATGACCAGGTAATGTCCTTCGGCTGGAAAATCTGCCTGCCGCTGACGCTGATCAACTTGCTGGTAACGGCGGCTGTCATTCTCTGGCAGGCGCAATAA
- the nuoI gene encoding NADH-quinone oxidoreductase subunit NuoI, whose product MTLKELLVGFGTQVRSIWMIGLHAFAKRETRMYPEEPVYLPPRYRGRIVLTRDPDGEERCVACNLCAVACPVGCISLQKAETKDGRWYPEFFRINFSRCIFCGLCEEACPTTAIQLTPDFEMGEYKRQDLVYEKEDLLISGPGKYPEYNFYRMAGMAIDGKDKGEAENEAKPIDVKSLLP is encoded by the coding sequence ATGACCTTAAAAGAATTGTTAGTAGGTTTCGGCACCCAGGTTCGTAGTATCTGGATGATCGGCCTGCACGCGTTCGCCAAACGCGAAACGCGAATGTACCCGGAAGAGCCGGTCTATCTGCCGCCCCGTTATCGTGGTCGTATCGTTCTGACCCGCGATCCGGACGGCGAAGAGCGTTGCGTAGCCTGTAACCTCTGCGCGGTAGCCTGCCCGGTCGGCTGTATCTCGCTGCAAAAAGCAGAAACCAAAGACGGTCGCTGGTATCCGGAATTTTTCCGCATCAACTTCTCACGCTGCATTTTCTGTGGTCTGTGCGAAGAAGCCTGTCCGACCACGGCGATTCAGTTAACCCCGGATTTCGAAATGGGGGAATACAAGCGCCAGGATCTGGTTTACGAGAAAGAGGATCTGCTGATCTCCGGTCCGGGCAAATACCCGGAATATAACTTCTACCGGATGGCAGGTATGGCAATCGACGGCAAAGATAAGGGCGAAGCAGAGAACGAAGCCAAGCCTATCGACGTCAAGAGCCTGTTACCGTAA
- the nuoJ gene encoding NADH-quinone oxidoreductase subunit J has product MEFAFYICGLIAILATLRVITHTNPVHALLYLIISLLAISGVFFSLGAYFAGALEIIVYAGAIMVLFVFVVMMLNLGGSEIEQERQWLKPQVWIGPAILSAIMLVVIVYAILGVNDQGIDGTPISAKAVGITLFGPYVLAVELASMLLLAGLVVAFHVGREERAGEVLSNRKDDSAKRKTEEHA; this is encoded by the coding sequence ATGGAGTTCGCTTTTTATATCTGTGGCCTGATAGCCATACTTGCGACCTTGCGAGTGATCACCCATACCAATCCGGTACACGCGCTGCTGTACCTGATTATTTCGCTGCTGGCGATCTCTGGGGTGTTCTTCTCACTGGGCGCTTACTTCGCCGGTGCGCTGGAAATTATCGTCTATGCGGGTGCCATTATGGTGCTGTTCGTGTTCGTGGTGATGATGCTCAACCTGGGCGGTTCAGAAATCGAACAGGAACGCCAGTGGCTGAAACCGCAGGTGTGGATTGGTCCGGCGATTTTGTCAGCCATCATGCTGGTGGTGATTGTTTACGCCATTCTCGGTGTTAACGATCAAGGTATCGACGGTACGCCAATCAGTGCTAAAGCAGTGGGTATTACGCTGTTCGGGCCTTACGTACTGGCGGTGGAACTGGCTTCTATGCTGCTGCTCGCGGGTCTGGTTGTGGCCTTCCACGTCGGTCGTGAAGAGCGTGCGGGTGAAGTGCTGAGCAATCGTAAAGACGACAGCGCGAAAAGAAAAACGGAGGAGCACGCATGA
- the nuoK gene encoding NADH-quinone oxidoreductase subunit NuoK yields MIPLQHGLILAAILFVLGLTGLVIRRNLLFMLIGLEIMINASALAFVVAGSYWGQTDGQVMYILAISLAAAEASIGLALLLQLHRRRQNLNIDSVSEMRG; encoded by the coding sequence ATGATCCCCTTACAACATGGACTGATCCTCGCGGCAATCTTATTCGTTCTTGGCTTAACCGGTCTGGTTATCCGTCGCAATCTGCTGTTTATGCTGATTGGTCTGGAAATCATGATTAACGCCTCTGCGCTGGCCTTTGTGGTCGCCGGAAGCTACTGGGGCCAGACCGACGGTCAGGTGATGTACATTCTCGCCATCAGCCTCGCGGCGGCGGAAGCGAGTATCGGCCTTGCGCTGCTGCTGCAACTTCACCGTCGTCGCCAGAACCTGAACATCGATTCAGTAAGTGAGATGCGCGGATGA
- the nuoL gene encoding NADH-quinone oxidoreductase subunit L, translating into MNMLALTIILPLIGFVLLAFSRGRWSENVSAIVGVGSVGLAALVTAFIGVDFFANGEQAYSQPLWTWMSVGDFNIGFNLVLDGLSLTMLSVVTGVGFLIHMYASWYMRGEEGYSRFFAYTNLFIASMVVLVLADNLLLMYLGWEGVGLCSYLLIGFYYTDPKNGAAAMKAFVVTRVGDVFLAFALFILYNELGTLNFREMVELAPAHFADGNNMLMWATLMLLGGAVGKSAQLPLQTWLADAMAGPTPVSALIHAATMVTAGVYLIARTHGLFLMTPEVLHLVGIVGAVTLLLAGFAALVQTDIKRVLAYSTMSQIGYMFLALGVQAWDAAIFHLMTHAFFKALLFLASGSVILACHHEQNIFKMGGLRKSIPLVYLCFLVGGAALSALPLVTAGFFSKDEILAGAMANGHINLMVAGLVGAFMTSLYTFRMIFIVFHGKEQIHAHAVKGVTHSLPLIVLLILSTFVGALIVPPLQGVLPQTTELAHGSMLTLEITSGVVAVVGILLAAWLWLGKRTLVTSIANSAPGRLLGTWWYNAWGFDWLYDKVFVKPFLGIAWLLKRDPLNSMMNIPAVLSRFAGKGLLLSENGYLRWYVASMSIGAVVVLALLMVLR; encoded by the coding sequence ATGAACATGCTTGCCTTAACCATTATTTTGCCATTGATTGGCTTCGTCCTGCTGGCGTTCTCCCGTGGGCGCTGGTCTGAAAACGTCTCGGCGATCGTCGGCGTTGGCTCTGTGGGCCTGGCGGCGCTGGTAACTGCCTTTATCGGCGTTGACTTCTTCGCTAACGGTGAGCAGGCATACAGCCAGCCGCTGTGGACGTGGATGTCGGTAGGCGACTTTAACATCGGTTTTAACCTGGTGCTGGACGGCCTGTCGCTGACCATGCTCTCGGTGGTCACTGGTGTGGGTTTCCTTATTCACATGTACGCCTCCTGGTATATGCGCGGTGAAGAGGGCTACTCTCGCTTCTTCGCTTACACCAACCTGTTCATCGCCAGCATGGTAGTTCTGGTGCTTGCCGACAACCTGCTGCTGATGTACCTCGGCTGGGAAGGCGTGGGCCTGTGCTCCTATCTGCTGATCGGTTTCTATTACACCGATCCGAAGAATGGCGCAGCGGCAATGAAAGCGTTCGTCGTGACCCGTGTGGGTGACGTCTTCCTCGCTTTCGCGCTGTTCATTCTTTACAACGAACTGGGCACCCTGAACTTCCGCGAAATGGTGGAACTGGCACCAGCGCACTTTGCTGACGGCAATAACATGCTGATGTGGGCGACGCTGATGCTGCTGGGCGGTGCGGTCGGTAAATCTGCTCAGTTGCCGTTGCAGACATGGCTTGCCGACGCGATGGCGGGCCCGACGCCTGTCTCCGCGCTGATCCACGCCGCAACAATGGTAACCGCGGGTGTCTACCTGATCGCCCGTACCCACGGTCTGTTCCTGATGACGCCGGAAGTTCTGCATCTGGTGGGCATTGTTGGGGCGGTTACGCTGCTGCTGGCCGGTTTTGCGGCGCTGGTACAGACCGACATCAAACGTGTTCTCGCTTACTCTACCATGAGCCAGATTGGCTACATGTTCCTCGCGCTTGGCGTGCAGGCATGGGATGCGGCGATTTTCCACTTGATGACCCACGCGTTCTTTAAAGCACTGCTGTTCCTGGCATCCGGTTCCGTCATTCTGGCCTGCCATCACGAACAGAACATCTTTAAGATGGGTGGTCTGCGTAAATCTATTCCGCTGGTTTATCTCTGCTTCCTGGTGGGCGGCGCAGCACTGTCGGCACTGCCGCTGGTCACTGCGGGCTTCTTCAGTAAGGATGAGATCCTCGCGGGTGCGATGGCGAATGGACATATCAATCTGATGGTGGCAGGTCTGGTCGGTGCATTTATGACCTCGCTTTACACCTTCCGTATGATTTTCATCGTCTTCCACGGAAAAGAACAAATTCACGCTCACGCCGTGAAAGGGGTAACTCACAGCCTGCCGCTGATTGTGCTGCTGATCCTTTCCACCTTCGTTGGCGCACTGATTGTACCGCCGCTGCAGGGCGTGCTTCCGCAAACGACGGAGCTGGCGCACGGCAGCATGTTGACCCTGGAAATTACCTCTGGCGTGGTCGCGGTGGTCGGCATTCTGCTGGCTGCCTGGCTATGGCTGGGTAAACGTACTCTGGTGACCTCCATCGCCAACAGTGCGCCGGGCCGTCTGCTGGGTACCTGGTGGTACAACGCCTGGGGCTTTGACTGGCTGTACGACAAAGTGTTCGTCAAGCCGTTCCTGGGTATTGCCTGGTTGCTGAAACGCGATCCGCTGAACTCAATGATGAACATCCCGGCTGTCCTTTCCCGCTTTGCAGGTAAAGGTCTGCTGTTAAGCGAGAACGGTTATCTGCGCTGGTATGTGGCATCCATGAGCATCGGTGCGGTCGTGGTGCTGGCACTGTTGATGGTACTGCGTTGA
- the nuoM gene encoding NADH-quinone oxidoreductase subunit M — MLLPWLILIPFIGGFLCWQTERFGVKVPRWIALVTMGLTLALSLQLWLQGGYSLTQSAGIPQWQSEFDMPWIPRFGISIHLAIDGLSLLMVVLTGLLGVLAVLCSWKEIEKYQGFFHLNLMWILGGVIGVFLAIDMFLFFFFWEMMLVPMYFLIALWGHKASDGKTRITAATKFFIYTQASGLVMLIAILALVFVHYNATGVWTFNYEELLNTPMSNGVEYLLMLGFFIAFAVKMPVVPLHGWLPDAHSQAPTAGSVDLAGILLKTAAYGLLRFSLPLFPNASAEFAPIAMWLGVIGIFYGAWMAFAQTDIKRLIAYTSVSHMGFVLIAIYTGSQLAYQGAVIQMIAHGLSAAGLFILCGQLYERIHTRDMRMMGGLWSKMKWLPALSLFFAVATLGMPGTGNFVGEFMILFGSFQVVPVITVISTFGLVFASVYSLAMLHRAYFGKAKSQIASQELPGMSLRELFMILLLVVLLVLLGFYPQPILDTSHSAIGNIQQWFVNSVTTTRP, encoded by the coding sequence ATGTTACTACCCTGGCTAATATTAATTCCCTTTATCGGCGGCTTCCTGTGCTGGCAGACCGAACGCTTTGGCGTCAAGGTGCCGCGCTGGATCGCGCTGGTAACCATGGGATTGACGCTGGCGCTGTCGCTGCAACTGTGGTTGCAGGGCGGTTATTCACTGACGCAATCCGCCGGAATTCCGCAGTGGCAGTCTGAATTCGACATGCCGTGGATCCCGCGTTTTGGTATCTCTATTCATCTCGCCATTGACGGTCTGTCGTTGCTGATGGTCGTGCTGACCGGTCTGCTCGGTGTGCTGGCGGTACTCTGTTCGTGGAAAGAGATCGAAAAATATCAGGGCTTCTTCCACCTCAACCTGATGTGGATCCTGGGCGGCGTTATCGGCGTGTTCCTTGCCATCGACATGTTCCTGTTCTTCTTCTTCTGGGAAATGATGCTGGTGCCGATGTACTTCCTGATCGCACTGTGGGGGCATAAAGCCTCTGACGGTAAAACGCGTATCACGGCGGCAACCAAGTTCTTCATTTACACCCAGGCGAGTGGTCTGGTGATGTTGATCGCCATCCTGGCGCTGGTTTTCGTTCACTACAATGCGACCGGCGTCTGGACCTTCAACTATGAAGAGCTGCTGAATACGCCGATGTCTAACGGCGTGGAATACCTGTTGATGCTGGGCTTCTTCATCGCCTTCGCAGTGAAAATGCCGGTGGTTCCGCTGCATGGCTGGTTACCGGATGCGCACTCCCAGGCACCGACCGCCGGTTCCGTTGACCTCGCGGGGATCTTGCTGAAAACCGCCGCTTACGGTCTGTTGCGTTTCTCCTTGCCGCTGTTCCCGAACGCGTCGGCAGAGTTTGCGCCAATCGCCATGTGGCTGGGTGTTATCGGCATCTTCTATGGTGCGTGGATGGCCTTCGCCCAGACCGATATCAAACGTCTGATCGCCTACACCTCGGTTTCCCACATGGGCTTCGTGCTGATTGCTATCTACACCGGCAGCCAGTTGGCCTACCAGGGCGCGGTAATCCAGATGATTGCGCACGGCTTGTCGGCGGCGGGTCTGTTTATTCTTTGTGGTCAGCTTTATGAACGTATCCATACCCGCGACATGCGCATGATGGGCGGTCTGTGGAGCAAAATGAAATGGCTGCCAGCACTGTCGCTGTTCTTTGCGGTGGCAACGCTTGGGATGCCTGGCACCGGTAACTTCGTCGGCGAATTTATGATTCTGTTCGGCAGCTTCCAGGTTGTCCCGGTGATTACCGTTATCTCTACCTTTGGGCTGGTCTTTGCATCTGTTTATTCGCTGGCGATGCTGCATCGCGCTTACTTCGGCAAAGCGAAAAGCCAGATTGCCAGCCAGGAACTGCCAGGGATGTCGCTGCGTGAGCTGTTTATGATCCTGTTGCTGGTGGTGCTGCTGGTACTGCTGGGCTTCTATCCGCAGCCGATTCTGGATACCTCGCACTCCGCGATTGGCAATATCCAGCAGTGGTTTGTTAATTCCGTTACTACTACAAGGCCGTAA